One window of the Lytechinus pictus isolate F3 Inbred chromosome 5, Lp3.0, whole genome shotgun sequence genome contains the following:
- the LOC135154178 gene encoding uncharacterized protein LOC135154178 — MNQQSANPAAAVSHVAAVALKLPPYWPNDPAVWFAQVQAQFMTRGIISEETQFAYIVSALQPEIAQEVRDILMNPPKDTPYSHLKAELIRRTSVSEQKRLHQLLTQEELGDRKPSQLLRRMEQLLGSDHLDETIFKQLFLQRLPHHVQTILASSRDDMKVTQLADLADRIIDIGSTSTVSAVSSPSSSTSSSELSQLQQQVDRLTFQVQSLTTQLQHERGRSPNRRPQRPNTHSNRQRSRSSSQKRPLCWYHWKHGAEARKCTPPCNFNHASLFSSDSQQPSSNTHAQGNDRASRD; from the coding sequence ATGAATCAACAATCAGCTAATCCAGCTGCTGCGGTATCGCATGTCGCTGCAGTCGCCTTAAAGCTTCCCCCATACTGGCCGAACGATCCCGCTGTATGGTTCGCTCAAGTACAAGCCCAGTTCATGACGAGGGGAATTATTTCAGAGGAGACTCAGTTTGCGTACATTGTGTCTGCACTTCAACCTGAGATTGCGCAGGAAGTCAGGGATATTTTAATGAACCCTCCTAAGGACACACCGTACTCGCACCTCAAAGCAGAATTGATTCGCAGGACATCAGTCTCGGAGCAGAAAAGACTCCACCAGCTACTTACCCAAGAGGAACTAGGGGATCGAAAACCCTCCCAGTTATTACGTAGAATGGAACAACTGCTTGGAAGTGATCATCTTGATGAAACAATcttcaaacaattatttttgcagCGACTTCCACATCATGTCCAGACAATTCTAGCGTCAAGCCGCGACGACATGAAGGTGACACAGTTGGCAGACTTGGCTGATAGAATCATTGATATTGGTTCAACAAGTACTGTTTCTGCTGTTAGTTCGCCCTCGTCTTCTACTTCTAGTTCAGAGTTGTCACAACTTCAACAGCAAGTAGACAGACTTACATTTCAAGTGCAGTCATTGACTACGCAACTTCAACATGAACGTGGTCGATCTCCAAATAGGCGCCCTCAACGTCCAAATACTCATTCAAATAGACAACGTAGCAGGAGTAGCAGTCAAAAGCGTCCTCTCtgttggtatcactggaaacaTGGTGCAGAAGCTCGCAAGTGTACACCGCCATGTAACTTTAATCACGCTTCTTTGTTTTCGAGTGATTCTCAACAGCCTTCTTCCAACACCCATGCTCAGGGAAACGACAGAGCCAGCCGGGATTAA
- the LOC129273183 gene encoding uncharacterized protein LOC129273183 has product MMATNTPENTFASMSNSQLNTPKLVIPENHAHDVLCPANFSLSPVKVQEKLKPKTPPGILALRASGRSKENGYTMREEAGCHFSQEIRVNECEFEEGSKPFHLGGKRFAVVKQFRGVPYVNVREYYKMNGSNRMLPGKKGINLTAENWWKLVGAKFEISNAVRAFSNVKK; this is encoded by the exons ATGATGGCCACCAACACACCGGAGAATACTTTTGCCTCCATGAGCAACAGTCAACTGAATACACCTAAGCTTGTGATACCAGAGAACCACGCCCACGATGTTCTATGCCCAGCCAACTTTTCACTTTCACCGGTGAAAGTACAGGAGAAACTCAAACCAAAGACTCCTCCAGGAATCCTTGCATTAAGG GCATCTGGGAGAagcaaagaaaatgggtataCAATGCGGGAAGAGGCTGGGTGTCATTTCAGTCAGGAAATACGTGTCAATgaatgtgaatttgaagaggGCTCAAAACCGTTTCATTTAGGAGGAAAACGCTTTGCCGTTGTCAAGCAATTCAGAGGCGTTCCATACGTGAATGTCCGAGAATACTATAAAATGAATGGGTCTAACAGGATGCTCCCGGGAAAAAAAGGCATCAATTTAACTGCCGAAAATTGGTGGAAATTGGTTGgcgcaaaatttgaaataagcaATGCTGTAAGAGCATTCAGTAATGTAAAGAAATAG